In Debaryomyces hansenii CBS767 chromosome B complete sequence, one genomic interval encodes:
- a CDS encoding DEHA2B08536p (similar to CA4996|IPF2029 Candida albicans IPF2029) produces the protein MAKEKRTKPCSNCKKSKVKCIYSNTLPCERCIKSGQAVNCQFVPKLPSLKLPQITPSHNNGRGKNESEITLPPLNPIANVQASQVNRMQPTYMVHSVAQQGMPAVPSPTGGVSPSDNEAQWKQSIENRINRFDNKLNDLVDILKTNQKVLLEQQMAYQKQIPYQQAPRSQNTLQNGEHNYGSMPSSVSHSPTNVHQTRDETLHYINYHDSRGAAGHEKRRRRISDESNELDSRKRHKGGERNENENDNRPEDFRDGFLDIHQARELFSFFDAHISPQLFGFEISRFAVDSIWESSPILICAICTIASMHHPNKELSRKSKELHGYLHVLCGKLLYQGKPKNEIDGFNTIVALILCSFWLSDSQMFTGLALQLAKEIGLDSPVSNRDSKGPLNEKDRIKLWYLLYVLDGQQSLTFNRQPLVNSQEYSLKNSRSILLRERNLALSSSVAQIEDKNDNSIVQKQEETKMIPDDARNQEIAYKQRFTDMRLVSQVEYNQALNEAFQGNAWELLTPSALGIPSKSNLELDKWMVSWTVLLSPVSNGSVWSSKSTLIYYNFAKMHINSSAVRQLQVDTADERSMFPKWNSSMRPQAPQQKKIAHCDVDSEDESDDDEFISNRDHISDDETIVSASIAINAAQTVLNLVLNDNDILNNLKYVPVHIHIMLYYAALLLVNPPREADREIDSKSEEYFNKVLSNLNVVKNLHKKIYANLPTDKIFGNRLMRSLSEIVEENGSNIRNELNDTNDISESVKNAFREKLRAIEDSEISSSVVELIDSEYGSNSSRSTTPGPEKIFAWPGSSHGHP, from the coding sequence AATAGCGAATGTACAGGCAAGTCAAGTCAATAGAATGCAGCCAACATATATGGTTCATTCAGTAGCGCAACAAGGTATGCCAGCGGTACCGAGTCCTACTGGCGGAGTGTCACCGCTGGATAACGAAGCACAATGGAAACAGCTGATAGAGAATAGAATTAATCGTTTTGATAATAAGTTGAATGATTTAGtggatattttgaaaacaaacCAGAAAGTTCTTCTCGAACAACAGATGGCATATCAGAAACAAATACCTTACCAACAAGCACCACGTTCGCAGAATACGTTACAAAATGGTGAACATAACTATGGTTCGATGCCTTCGTCGGTCTCGCATTCTCCGACGAATGTGCATCAAACTAGAGACGAAACTTTGCATTACATTAATTATCATGATTCTCGAGGTGCAGCTGGCCATGAGAAAAGAAGGCGGCGTATTAGCGATGAATCTAATGAACTTGACTCTCGTAAACGACATAAGGGAGGAGAAAGGAATGAAAACGAAAACGACAATAGGCCAGAAGATTTCCGTGATGGATTCTTGGATATTCATCAGGCAAGGGAACTTTTTAGCTTTTTCGACGCCCATATATCGCCTCAATTATTTGGGTTCGAAATATCTAGATTTGCAGTTGATTCCATATGGGAATCATCACCTATATTGATATGTGCAATTTGTACGATAGCCTCAATGCATCACCCGAACAAGGAATTATCTCGTAAGCTGAAAGAATTACATGGCTACTTACACGTATTATGTGGGAAATTATTATACCAAGGCAAACCgaagaatgaaattgatggCTTTAATACGATTGTGGCATTAATACTCTGCAGTTTCTGGCTTTCTGATTCGCAAATGTTCACCGGATTAGCGTTACAATTAGctaaagaaattggatTGGATTCTCCTGTATCAAACCGTGATTCAAAGGGTCCCcttaatgaaaaagatagAATAAAATTATGGTATTTACTATATGTCTTGGATGGACAACAGAGTTTGACATTTAACAGACAACCATTGGTTAATTCTCAGGAATATTCTCTCAAGAACAGTAGATCTATATTATTGAGAGAACGAAATTTAGCCTTACTGTCCTCAGTGGCTCAAATAGAAGacaaaaatgataattctATAGTCCAAAAgcaagaagaaacaaagatGATTCCTGACGATGCCCGGAATCAAGAAATAGCATATAAGCAAAGATTCACTGATATGCGTTTGGTCTCTCAGGTTGAATATAACCAAGCTTTGAATGAAGCATTCCAGGGTAATGCATGGGAACTTTTAACACCATCTGCTTTGGGCATCCCCTCTAAATCAAACTTGGAATTAGACAAATGGATGGTTTCATGGACGGTTTTACTATCACCTGTTAGTAATGGCTCTGTATGGTCGTCAAAATCGactttgatttattataaCTTTGCAAAAATGCACATAAATTCGTCTGCAGTTAGGCAACTTCAAGTGGATACGGCGGATGAAAGAAGCATGTTTCCTAAATGGAATCTGTCAATGAGACCACAAGCGCCACAACAAAAGAAGATCGCCCATTGTGACGTAGATTCAGAAGATGAATCCGATGACGACGAGTTTATCTCCAATAGAGATCACATATCTGATGATGAGACTATCGTTAGTGCCAGTATTGCGATTAATGCTGCCCAAACAGTTTTGAATTTAGTTCTTAACGATAATGATAttctaaataatttgaaatacgTCCCTGTACATATTCACATTATGTTATATTACGCTGCATTGCTATTAGTGAATCCCCCACGAGAGGCTGACCGTGAAATCGATTCTAAACtggaagaatatttcaacaagGTTCTATCCAATTTAAATGTTGTCAAGAATTTGCATAAAAAGATATACGCCAATTTGCCTAcagataaaatatttggaaataGATTGATGCGAAGTTTAAgtgaaattgttgaagaGAATGGCTCTAACATTAGAAATGAGCTTAATGATACTAATGATATTAGTGAAAGTGTTAAAAACGCATTCAGAGAAAAATTGAGAGCTATTGAAGATCTGGAAATTTCCAGTAGCGTTGTTGAGTTAATAGACAGTGAGTATGGTTCGAATAGTAGTAGAAGTACAACACCTGGCCCTGAAAAGATCTTTGCTTGGCCAGGTTCGAGCCACGGTCACCCATAA